ACCCTGCGGTTCAACATAGCCATAGCCTTGGCTGTAGTAGCTCTGGTTCTGATACCCATGGCCGTTGGATTGGCCGGCATGGGCCGGCGGTTCGGCGAGGGCCGGTGCGGCTACGATGAGTGCCAATCCGGCGATCGCGAGCTTGAACATGTTCCTTCTCCACAACTACGCTCGTCGTACCGCGAGTGGCCGATCGGGCTGGAGAGATGTGTGCGCCGAACGTGCTGAACCGGGTTTGAATAGTCTCGGCAGCTCGCGTGAAGACGGGACGGAAGCACCTTACGCCGGGAACTCGTCTCAGCTCGGAAGTCGAAGCTTACCAGGCGCGCGGAGCCGTCCGCGGCACCCTTTTGCCCCTTTCCCCCATATCCTAAGCCGTTTCCCTCTCGCTGTCCTGCGGGCTTAAAGTCGGCTCCGCGGTCCGGCTTATGTACCTGATCCGGTGGCGGGCACCGGACGGGCTTTCCAGAGTCTTCGGGACAAACCCAGGCTGAGCACGACGGCGAATGCCGCCAGAACGCCGGGAAAGACGAACGACGCGACCCTCACCGTCAGGCCGAACTCTAGCTCCAGCTGGAGGAAAAGACGGCGGTCAGGGCATTTGAAATGTGGGGCGTCAAGGATTGCTCGGGCGCTTTTCGCAGGGTAAGTGCCGTCCCCTCAACGAGCTACCAGGCTCGACTCGGTGACGCGCTCATCCGTGCCCGCGCAATTTGAACGCTAACGTCATCGGAAATAGCAAACATCGCGCCGTCGCCCCAGCCCGTTCACTGGCCTCAGGCCGGCCTTGGGGGTGGGTTGATATCAAGGCGTGGCCGCCCGATTGGGCCGCCCTCATCGTTCTGAACGGGGGTTCTGCGACGGCGAGGCCGCGGAACCGCATCGATTGCCGGTCTGCGTGTCATCCGACCGATTTTGACCTCCCATAAAACAGGGAATTCGAACAGCGGGACGCGTGTGCCCGGCCTGTCTAGCGAGCTGCGAGCGATTGGACGCAATGGAAGAGTGCGCAGCCGCGTCCGGGGGGTGTGTGACATTCGCTCGCTTCGGACTCGAGGGGTGTTCACCGGCCGTGCGTAATGGATGTGAGGACGGCGGAGGAATGAACATGGACATGAATTTAGACAGCGCGTTGCGCCGCCTTGCCGAGCAACCGCTTCATCCACGGCTTGCTGAACTGGAAGGCGATGTCATGCGGTTGATCGCGGCGGAGCGGCGCGCGGGCGGCGGAGTTACGCTGCGATCCGGCATGCTGGCAGCGCTAGGCGCAGTCGCCTTGGGAGTGGTGGGCGGCGGATTGTCGTCCGCAGCGACGACTGCGCAGGTGCCGACGCTAACACCCTTCGGGCCTGCCATGCCGCTAGCGCCTTCGACCTTACTCGCGTTCCAGTGACGAGCGGCGCCCGGAGGACGATGCTGATCGCCATCGTCGCGTTCGTGGCGGCGGTCGCAGGCGTGTGGGCTGGACGTGAGTTATTCCCCTCCCCGCCAAGCCCGGGCGTTGAGCTTCACAGCTTGCTCCACGACGGGCTCGAGCTGGACGAAGCTCAACAGACCAAGCTCCAGATGCTGGAGTCTCACTTCACCGTTCGAAGGCGTGCCTTGGAGCTGGAACTCAGAGCCGACAACGCCCGGCTCGCCGCCGCCATCGAGGCCGAACATGGTAACGGGCCGCAGGTCGCGGCCGCCGTCGATCGTTCGCACGGCGCGATGGGTGAGCTCCAGAAGGAGACGTTGAACCATATGTTCGCGATGCGGCAGATCCTGCGGCCCGACCAGGCGAGGACGTTTGACCGCGCGGTGGTGAAGGCGCTGACCGCAGACGCGCGGTGAGCCTTGATCTCGCGGCCTGCACGGACGGCGAACTCGCCGCCTTGACGCTCGCCGGACGTCAGGCTGCGTTCGCTGAGATCATGCGGCGGCACCAAAGACCGGTCTACCGCCTGATCCGCTCGCATATCGGCGACGCCGAAGAGGCGCTTGACCTCACTCAGGAATGCTTCGTGGCCGCCTTTCAGAACTTGCGAAAGTATGACGGAGATCGGCCGCTCGCTGCGTGGCTGACCCGCGTGGCGATCAACAAGAGCCGCGACTGGCACAGGCGGCGGCGCATACGCCAGATACTATCGTTCGCCTCTTCGCTGCCGCCCGACACCATGGAGAGTGAGCGGGACGAGGCGCCGGGTGCCGACGCCATCACCTTCGATCGCGCAGAGCTTGCGCGGCTTTCGCGCGCGGTGTCCGAGCTGCCGGCCACGCTCAAGGAGACGCTTTTGCTGCGGACCGTGGAGGGCTTGTCCCAGGCGGAAACCGCCGCCGCGCTGGGGATCAGCGGAAAGGCCGTGGAGACGCGGCTCCGGCGTGCGCGTGAAAGATTATCGAAAATTCTCCACTTCGCGTGAGGGGATGGGCCTATTTGCGCGTAATGAAAGATAAGGTCGGCGGCCCCCCCCCCCCCGCCGCCGGCCGCAAGCATTGAACTGGAGCGAAGGAAAGGCATGAGCCGCAATCTAAACCGGCGCGACGTAATGCGCGGAACCGCCATGCTTGGCGGCACGCTGGCCATGTCGGCCTACCTGCCGGCTTGGGCGCAACCTGTGTCGCGCGGCATCGCCAGGCCCCTGCCGACCGTGTCGGGCACAAACATCGCGCTGACGATCGACAGGATGAAGCTCGTCATGGACGGGATCACGACGCCGGCAATCGGCGTCAACGGCACCGTGCCCGCACCGCTCGTCCGCCTCCAGGAGGGCCAGAACGTCCGTCTCGCAGTGACCAACAATCTCGACGAGGATAGCTCGATTCACTGGCACGGGCTCATTCTGCCGTTCCAAATGGACGGCGTGCCCGGCATCAGCTTCCCTGGCATCAAGGCGCGTTCGACCTTCGTATACGAATTCCCGATCTTGCAGTCGGGCACCTACTGGTATCACAGCCATTCGGGCGAACAGGAGCAGGCAGGGCTCTACGGACCCATCGTGATTGATCCGGCCGGTGCCGACCCGATCGCGTTCGACCGCGAGCATGTGATCGTCCTCTCCGACCATAGCGAAATGACGGGCGAGGAAATTTTCCGCAAGCTCAAGCAGATGGGCGGCGCCTATTTCAACTATCAGCGCCCGACGCTGAGCGGGCTGCTCGCCGGCCGCGAGATGCGCCTCAAGGATCGGATGGAATGGGGCAAGATGCGCATGGACCCGGCCGATATTGCGGATGTTACGGGGTCGACCTACACCTTCCTCGTCAATGGCTTTGGCCCTTACGACAACTGGACGGGCCTCTTCCGACCGGGCGAGCGGGTTCGGCTGCGCATCGTCAATGCTGCGGCGCAAACCAACTTCAACGTGCGCATCCCTGACTTGCCGATGACGGTGGTGCAGGCCGACGGCCAGAACGTCCGGCCGGTAACCGTGGACGAATTCCAGATCGGCGTCGCGGAAACCTTCGACGTGATCGTGACGCCCGAGGACCGCGCCTACAGCTTCGTTTCCGAGGCGATCGACCGATCCGGCATGGGGCGCGCGACACTGGCCCCGCGCGAGGGCATGATCGCCCCGGTCCCGCCGCTCCGCCCGCGCACGTTGCTGACCATGACCGACATGGGCATGGACATGAGCGGGATGGAGGGGATGTCCGGTATGGCGGACGAGAACCCGGTCGCAAAGCGCGGGCCGGATCCCACGTTGATGCAGAATGCCTCGCGCAACCTGTGGAAGCTCACCGGGTGGAAAGAGCCCACCGATCACGGAACGAAGGCGGTAGGCGCTGCGATGGCCGGCATGGCTGGGATGGGGGGCGACCAGATGAGCGGCGCTATGCCAGGGATGGACCATAGCCAAATGGCGGCGGGCGCTGCCGGGATGGCGGGCATGGACCATGGTCAGATGAGCAGCGGCGGCATGGCCGGGATGGATCATGGGTCAGGCGGCAGCATGGACATGAACATACGCAACCCCAAGAACGCGCCCGGCGTCAAGATGGGGCCGGGAGTGCAGACCATCTCGCCGATGCCGAAGGACCGCACGGGCGAGCCGCCGCAGGGGCTGGAGGACGCGGATCATCGCGTGCTCACTTATCGCGATCTTGTCGCGCTCGACCGCAACCCGGACGTTCGCGCCCCGTCGCGTCAGTTGGAGATCCACCTGACGGGCAATATGGAGCGCTACATGTGGGGCTTTGACGGCCAGAAGATGAGCGACCCTGCCGACCCCATCCCGTTCCGCAAGGACGAGCGCGCGCGCGTCACCCTGGTCAATGACACGATGATGCCGCACCCAATTCATTTGCACGGCCACTTCTTCGAGCTGGTGACCGGACATGGCGACTTTGCGCCTCGCAAGCACACGGTGAATGTGGCGCCCGGCGGTAAGATGACATTCGACGTAACGGCCGATGCGCCCGGCGACTGGGCGTTCCACTGCCACAATCTCTATCACATGACCGCGGGGATGATGCGTGTCGTGACGGTTCGCCCGATGGGCGAGGAGAATCGCGATGCAGCCTAAGTTCCTCCTGATCGCTGGCGGCGCGGCGCTTGGCCTCGCAACGCCGGTGGCCGCGCAGATGGACCATTCCAACATGCCCGGCATGAAGATGCCGCCGCCAAAGACGCCAGCGGTGAAAAAGCCTGCCGCCAAGCCCGCAGCGACCAAGCCCGCCGCGCGCAAGTCCGCGAAGCCTGCCGCTAGGTCGACACCGCGCGCGAAGGCGGGATCGGCGGCCAAGCCCGCCGCAAGTCGGTCCGCCAAGCCTCCGGTCGGTGAACCGGCCGTTGCCGATCCTCACGCCGGTCATGACATGTCCGCCATGCCCGGTATGAATATGCCTGAAGCCAAACCTGATGCCAGTTCGGGGCACGACATGTCCGCAATGCCAGGTGCGTCCGGCGGCGCCAACCCCGCCGAGCCAGGCGCTATGCAGGGCATGGATCAT
This region of Novosphingobium sp. CECT 9465 genomic DNA includes:
- a CDS encoding copper resistance system multicopper oxidase gives rise to the protein MSRNLNRRDVMRGTAMLGGTLAMSAYLPAWAQPVSRGIARPLPTVSGTNIALTIDRMKLVMDGITTPAIGVNGTVPAPLVRLQEGQNVRLAVTNNLDEDSSIHWHGLILPFQMDGVPGISFPGIKARSTFVYEFPILQSGTYWYHSHSGEQEQAGLYGPIVIDPAGADPIAFDREHVIVLSDHSEMTGEEIFRKLKQMGGAYFNYQRPTLSGLLAGREMRLKDRMEWGKMRMDPADIADVTGSTYTFLVNGFGPYDNWTGLFRPGERVRLRIVNAAAQTNFNVRIPDLPMTVVQADGQNVRPVTVDEFQIGVAETFDVIVTPEDRAYSFVSEAIDRSGMGRATLAPREGMIAPVPPLRPRTLLTMTDMGMDMSGMEGMSGMADENPVAKRGPDPTLMQNASRNLWKLTGWKEPTDHGTKAVGAAMAGMAGMGGDQMSGAMPGMDHSQMAAGAAGMAGMDHGQMSSGGMAGMDHGSGGSMDMNIRNPKNAPGVKMGPGVQTISPMPKDRTGEPPQGLEDADHRVLTYRDLVALDRNPDVRAPSRQLEIHLTGNMERYMWGFDGQKMSDPADPIPFRKDERARVTLVNDTMMPHPIHLHGHFFELVTGHGDFAPRKHTVNVAPGGKMTFDVTADAPGDWAFHCHNLYHMTAGMMRVVTVRPMGEENRDAA
- a CDS encoding periplasmic heavy metal sensor, encoding MLIAIVAFVAAVAGVWAGRELFPSPPSPGVELHSLLHDGLELDEAQQTKLQMLESHFTVRRRALELELRADNARLAAAIEAEHGNGPQVAAAVDRSHGAMGELQKETLNHMFAMRQILRPDQARTFDRAVVKALTADAR
- a CDS encoding RNA polymerase sigma factor is translated as MSLDLAACTDGELAALTLAGRQAAFAEIMRRHQRPVYRLIRSHIGDAEEALDLTQECFVAAFQNLRKYDGDRPLAAWLTRVAINKSRDWHRRRRIRQILSFASSLPPDTMESERDEAPGADAITFDRAELARLSRAVSELPATLKETLLLRTVEGLSQAETAAALGISGKAVETRLRRARERLSKILHFA